In Leptospira ellinghausenii, the following proteins share a genomic window:
- a CDS encoding tetratricopeptide repeat protein → MRQNSNIRKCFALGILFLFGLGFGDFHPLYAERSTHSVFAKERDKQADLLYQKAKEFLEDRNHYQSVETCKSFLILYPGHPKTREVRKTLSSNYRMTGDILALAENELKIYKEFPNTEEGLESYLLSGKAYVRMGREDKAYQIFQDIIKNTYSSKIAQEAELELTQMEILGESKNK, encoded by the coding sequence ATGAGACAGAATTCTAATATTCGGAAGTGTTTTGCTTTGGGAATTTTATTCCTTTTCGGTTTGGGATTTGGAGATTTCCATCCCTTATACGCTGAACGTTCCACCCATTCTGTTTTTGCCAAAGAAAGGGACAAACAAGCAGACCTTCTCTACCAAAAAGCAAAAGAATTTTTAGAAGACCGTAACCATTACCAATCTGTCGAAACCTGCAAAAGTTTTTTAATTTTGTACCCTGGGCATCCCAAAACGAGAGAGGTTCGAAAAACTTTAAGTTCGAATTACCGAATGACTGGTGACATTTTGGCTCTTGCGGAGAATGAACTCAAAATCTACAAAGAATTTCCCAATACGGAAGAAGGCCTAGAATCTTACTTATTGTCTGGTAAAGCCTATGTGCGTATGGGCAGAGAAGACAAAGCCTATCAGATTTTTCAGGACATTATCAAAAATACGTATTCGAGTAAAATTGCCCAAGAAGCAGAATTAGAACTGACTCAGATGGAAATTTTAGGAGAGAGTAAAAATAAGTAA